One genomic window of Streptomonospora nanhaiensis includes the following:
- a CDS encoding toxic anion resistance protein, producing MSADTPLSPPEDDLVLTPPEPVRPVRPERARDLVPIEEAKRAELRRRADGYAAALAGLDPRSPEFLTRVGDITALGDSEMRASAESTNRLLRRSVSGMSGARGEGADAQRRVGEGLLELRRTVEDLDPKDAGRLTGRRLLGFLPFGNAALQNERARLWETMGRLQEYAVLAEALDAAVQRRVDAADPDTASRLRADVLFPVRRRHQDLLTQLAVCVQGYLALDTLRRGNEELIKGVDRAATTTVSALRVAVTVAQALANQKRVVEQVDALRGTTEDIIAANAEMLATQSEDVQRIAADPAVGVETLRDAFRRIYATIDKIDHFKEQAVENMAATTEALRGELEAAGEHLARSRRPGEPDR from the coding sequence GTGAGCGCCGACACCCCGCTCTCGCCCCCCGAGGACGACCTCGTCCTGACCCCGCCCGAACCGGTGCGCCCGGTCCGGCCCGAGCGCGCCCGCGACCTCGTCCCCATCGAGGAGGCCAAGCGCGCGGAGCTGCGCCGGCGCGCCGACGGCTACGCCGCCGCGCTGGCCGGCCTGGACCCCCGCTCGCCCGAGTTCCTCACCCGCGTCGGCGACATCACGGCGCTGGGCGACAGCGAGATGCGCGCCTCGGCGGAGTCCACCAACCGGCTGCTGCGCCGCTCGGTGTCGGGCATGAGCGGCGCCCGGGGCGAGGGCGCCGACGCCCAGCGGCGGGTGGGCGAGGGGCTGCTGGAGCTGCGCCGCACGGTCGAGGACCTCGACCCCAAGGACGCCGGCCGCCTGACCGGGCGGCGGCTGCTGGGCTTCCTGCCGTTCGGCAACGCCGCGCTGCAGAACGAGCGGGCCCGGCTGTGGGAGACCATGGGCCGGCTGCAGGAGTACGCGGTGCTGGCCGAGGCGCTGGACGCGGCCGTGCAGCGCCGGGTCGACGCCGCCGACCCCGACACCGCCTCCCGGCTGCGCGCCGACGTGCTGTTCCCGGTGCGCCGGCGCCACCAGGACCTGCTCACCCAGCTCGCCGTGTGCGTGCAGGGCTACCTGGCGCTGGACACGCTGCGGCGCGGCAACGAGGAGCTGATCAAGGGCGTGGACCGCGCCGCCACCACCACGGTCTCGGCGCTGCGGGTGGCGGTCACCGTGGCCCAGGCGCTGGCCAACCAGAAGCGGGTGGTGGAGCAGGTCGACGCGCTGCGCGGCACCACCGAGGACATCATCGCGGCCAACGCCGAGATGCTGGCCACCCAGAGCGAGGACGTCCAGCGCATCGCCGCCGACCCGGCGGTGGGCGTGGAGACGCTGCGCGACGCCTTCCGCCGCATCTACGCCACCATCGACAAGATCGACCACTTCAAGGAGCAGGCGGTGGAGAACATGGCCGCCACGACCGAGGCCCTGCGCGGCGAACTGGAGGCCGCCGGCGAGCACCTGGCCCGTTCGCGCCGGCCCGGAGAGCCGGACCGGTGA